Part of the Henckelia pumila isolate YLH828 chromosome 2, ASM3356847v2, whole genome shotgun sequence genome is shown below.
cgtggtttgatatttcatattgttatcttgatttgtctttagatgttatttcgcggacgaaatatctaaaggtggaaagaatgtagtaacccataactcattttaagataataatatgttaaacatgattaagggttggtaattaatcaatttcggagtgttattggattTCGAAAGAGAATTTGgtcttttgactttgggccggatcggaagccttgaactcagatcggaagctccgatcctagtcacttcggaagctcagcggaagcaccgagatctgAAGCTTCGATcttggaacggacgttccgatctccggctaccagctttacccgatgactcagccacgagttttgacaagtgttgattggaggcgagatcggaagctccgatcgtcggatcggacgttccgatcccggcgtgtcatgcatgcaaggcctgagctggatcggaagctccgatcccgagatcggtggttccgatcctggccgggaattttgcctataaatagggcttcctagattcatttctaaatatgaattccgagtttccttcttcagttatatagtgtgagatatacacttgagggccctatcggttataatagaggttctgtaataaccaagttgtggttatagtcatccaggactagcgtctccaaagggctatctacggacgaaggtatggtccgggaatctatttatgttttgggagtacttattagcttagttaaggcttatagaatttatgtagtgatacggtgaacttttgaatataggcttggaacctaggatcctactatacttgaactagcctagaggtacgtacacattgactgagattgcctgcgagtatacatgtttatatgttgcatttatttggcattattatatggcatgatatatgatttatcgctttctatattcatatgtcatgtgcatatacacgttgagcctataccttgttatacctgactatagagccgctcagctctatattcgatagtctgtcactgagagtaccgcgacggcgggggcatttatgtctgtctactctggtgtactagacgagtgtggttgcacccagaggttgatccgtgcggtggcagcacatatgtggcgccggtactgagcatgacttttcagatgaccctttaccagtcatcatgttgcatgcattatatacatatgtttactcatgtctatgcactgggcgttagcgctcacgtcctaattgttatcttggacacactattccatggggcaggtcgcaggatggacggagctggtggttcaaggcaggattagggagcagacCTTGAGGAGTtagttatacagcaggattcgatatagctgtataatgtttacttttaagtattttgatatggttgtatcactactgatgaataagcttgacacttttataaTAAGcttatatgtaatttatggttatgtttccgcacattttactatgttaagttattttgctgtattaagtttaatacatgttattagttgtcagttagtaggtgataccatgcagggtcactacaatattcAAGGAAAACGTGGAGTACATCGAGTCTTTCAATGAAGCCGGACTTCGATCTTACAAACTTGGCATCAACAAGTTTGCTGATTTGACGAACGAGGAGTTTCGGGCAGCCCAAAATGGATACAAAAGGGGATCCCATCCAGTATCACCAAAAGCTTCATCTTTCAAATATTCCAATATGTCTGCAATTCCGTCAAGTGTGGATTGGAGAAAGAAAGGGGCTGTTACAGACATCAAGGATCAAGGCCAATGTGGTTAGTGCATAAAAAACAATAAGCTGCAATAGCCAAAATTGGCTGGTCTCGACTTTCATTTTCCTTTATCAATATTATGTTTTAAATTCTCTCAAATtaagaaacaaaattttaattcattAACAATGCAGGATGCTGCTGGGCCTTCTCTGCTGTGGCAGCCACAGAAGGAATCCACCAGCTCACCACAAGGAAACTAGTCTCATTATCCGAGCAAGAGCTTGTCGATTGCGACACAAGTGAAGACCAGGGGTGCAATGGTGGTCTCATGGACTATGCCTTCCAATACATAATAGGAAATAAGGGACTGACCACTGAATCTAATTATCCCTACCAAGGAGTCGATGGCACCTGCAGCACACAAAAAGAATCCTCCCATATCGCAAAGATCACAGGATACGAGGATGTTCCAACCAATAGCGAGTCATCGTTGCTAAAAGACGTGGAAAACCAACCTGTATCCGTGGCCATTGATGCTGGTGGATCACACTTTCAATTCTACTCTAGTGGAGTATTTACAGGAGAATGTGGAACCGATCTAGACCACGGTGTCACCGCAGTCGGTTACGGGAAAACTAGCGACGGTACAAAGTATTGGTTGGTGAAGAATTCTTGGGGAAGTAGCTGGGGTGAGTGTGGATATATTAGAATGCAAAGAGGCATTTCTGCTGCAGAGGGTCTTTGTGGCATTGCAATGGAAGCTTCTTATCCCacttcttaaaaataaaacattgtaaatttgattttttttcctgaAAAACTCACAACTTGTTTGTAATTATATACGTTGATATTATGTAATATAAGACATTAATGTACTGTTAATTCAGTTCATTGAACTCTTcatttatatatgtgtgtgtattttgaCTTAATTGACTTAATTAACAATATGTGTACCTGTAGCATTACGTTAAAGCAA
Proteins encoded:
- the LOC140883920 gene encoding senescence-specific cysteine protease SAG39-like encodes the protein MAMTPTWKLAFATLFVMQLWAINYQATARTVPHSSSMVERHEKWMTQNGRVYKDNTEKAKMFKIFVENVEYIESFNEAGLRSYKLGINKFADLTNEEFRAAQNGYKRGSHPVSPKASSFKYSNMSAIPSSVDWRKKGAVTDIKDQGQCGCCWAFSAVAATEGIHQLTTRKLVSLSEQELVDCDTSEDQGCNGGLMDYAFQYIIGNKGLTTESNYPYQGVDGTCSTQKESSHIAKITGYEDVPTNSESSLLKDVENQPVSVAIDAGGSHFQFYSSGVFTGECGTDLDHGVTAVGYGKTSDGTKYWLVKNSWGSSWGECGYIRMQRGISAAEGLCGIAMEASYPTS